Proteins encoded by one window of Gigantopelta aegis isolate Gae_Host unplaced genomic scaffold, Gae_host_genome ctg4348_pilon_pilon, whole genome shotgun sequence:
- the LOC121392719 gene encoding LOW QUALITY PROTEIN: zinc finger protein 260-like (The sequence of the model RefSeq protein was modified relative to this genomic sequence to represent the inferred CDS: inserted 2 bases in 2 codons; deleted 1 base in 1 codon): protein MADVMQELCDYEKRRLENVEKNIEHMKTLVCDNCEEFHHGDCPVHGPLLTLDPSSGHDEASLQYTTVFVPSELTVKPSKIANAGLGVFATQFIPRGVRFGPYEGRRVLKEELTKGEDTSYMWESEWRSLQTHLRIHTGDKPYQCQYCGKGFKKSFNLQTHVRIHTGDKPYQCQYCGKRFSLNGNLQKILKQQKAQQKKYYKPVEGEEPSFESLDRKLSNKFFELFGDNNNEEYEDSEGFDIEDVFIPRGVRLEGRRVLKEEVTRGEDTSYMWELIMQSSLRAHLRIHTSDNPYQCQYCGKGFSNNSNLQTHLRIHTGDKPYQCQYCRKRFNQSSNLKKHLHIHTGDKPYQCQYCGKGFSQNCSLQTHLHIHTCDKPYQCQYCGKRFGQNYSLQRHRIHTGDKPYQCQYCRKGYRFSQNGDLQTHVHIHTVDKPYQCHYCGKGFSQNFNLQTHLRIHTGDKPYQCQYCLKRFNQSSHLQTHLRIHTGDKPYQCQYCGKEFSQNGSLQNHXRIHTGDKPYQCHYCGKGFSQNFNLQTHLRIHTGDKPYQCQYCLKRFNQSSPLKTHLRIXTGDKPYQCQHCGKEFSQNSSLQSHLR from the exons atggcagATGTAATGCAAGAATTGTGTGACTATGAGAAGAGAAGACTAGAGAATGTTGAAAAGAATATTGAACACATGAAAACTTTAG TTTGTGACAACTGTGAGGAATTTCATCATGGTGACTGTCCTGTTCATGGACCCTTACTAACTCTAGATCCTTCTAGTGGTCATGATGAAGCATCTCTACAATACACTACTGTATTTGTTCCATCTGAATTAACTGTTAAACCTTCTAAGATAGCCAATGCTGGACTGGGTGTTTTTGCTACACAGTTTATACCTCGTGGAGTTAGGTTTGGTCCTTATGAAGGAAGGAGAGTGTTAAAAGAAGAGCTCACTAAAGGAGAAGATACTAGCTACATGTGGGAg TCAGAATGGAGGTCTCTCCAAACTCATCTTCGTATACACACTGGTGATAAACCTtaccaatgtcagtactgtggaaaaGGATTTAAAAAAAGCTTTAATCTCCAAACTCATGTCCGTATACACACTGGTGATAAACCTtaccaatgtcagtactgtggaaaaAGATTTAGTCTGAATGGTAATCTCCAAAA AATCTTGAAGCAGCAAAAAGCACAGCAGAAGAAATATTACAAACCTGTAGAGGGGGAGGAGCCTTCATTTGAGAGCCTTGATCGCAAGTTATCTAATAAGTTTTTTGAATTATTTggagataataataatgaagaaTATGAAGACTCTGAAGGATTTGATATTGAAGATGT TTTTATACCTCGTGGAGTTAGGCTTGAAGGAAGGAGAGTGTTAAAAGAAGAGGTCACTAGAGGAGAAGATACTAGCTACATGTGGGAG TTGATAATGCAGTCATCATTGAGGGCTCATCTTCGTATACACACTAGTGATAATCCTtaccaatgtcagtactgtggaaaaGGATTTAGTAATAACAGTAATCTTCAAACTCATCTTCGTATACACACTGGTGATAAACCGTACCAATGTCAGTACTGCAGAAAAAGATTTAATCAAAGCAGTAATctc aaaaaacatcttcatatacacactggtgataaaccttaccaatgtcagtactgtggaaaaGGATTTAGCCAGAACTGTAGTCTCCAAACTCATCTTCATATACACACTTGTGATAAACCTTatcaatgtcagtactgtggaaaaAGATTTGGTCAGAATTATAGTCTCCAAAGACATCGTATTC ACACTGGTGACAAACCTtaccaatgtcagtactgtCGAAAAGGATATA GATTTAGTCAGAATGGTGATCTTCAAACTCATGTTCATATACACACTGTTGATAAACCTTACCAATGTCACTACTGTGGAAAAGGATTTAGTCAGAATTTTAATCTTCAAACTCATCTTCGTATACACACTGGTGATAAACCTtaccaatgtcagtactgtTTAAAAAGATTTAATCAAAGCAGTCATCTCCAAACGCATCTTCGTATACACACTGGTGATAAACCTtaccaatgtcagtactgtggaaaaGAATTTAGTCAGAATGGTAGTCTCCAAAATC TTCGCATACACACTGGTGATAAACCTTACCAATGTCACTACTGTGGAAAAGGATTTAGTCAGAATTTTAATCTTCAAACTCATCTTCGTATACACACTGGTGATAAACCTtaccaatgtcagtactgtTTAAAAAGATTTAATCAAAGCAGTCCTCTCAAAACTCATCTTCGTA CTACTGGTGATAAACCTTACCAATGTCAACACTGTGGAAAAGAATTTAGTCagaatagtagtctccaaagtCATCTTCGT